In a single window of the Streptomyces sp. HUAS ZL42 genome:
- a CDS encoding chitosanase codes for MTQAFGKPEHPTTHPSRRTLLALLGASATALPLLRAPQAWAAPMCSYAVGLDDPAKKEIAMKLVSSAENSSLDWKAQYKYIEDIGDGRGYTAGIIGFCSGTGDMLDLVELYAARRPGNVLARYLPALREVDGTDSHDGLDPDFPADWRKAARDAVFQQAQNDERDRVYFDPAVRQGKDDRLGVLGQFAYYDAIVMHGDGSDPTSFRNIRKRALRKARPPAQGGDEVKYLDAFLDARVWAMKQEEAHSDTSRVDTAQRVFLRNHNLQLDPPLNWKVYGDSYHIG; via the coding sequence GTGACCCAAGCCTTCGGCAAGCCGGAACACCCCACCACGCACCCGTCACGCCGCACGCTCCTCGCCCTGCTCGGCGCCTCCGCGACCGCCCTCCCGCTGCTCCGTGCTCCGCAGGCATGGGCAGCCCCGATGTGCTCGTACGCCGTCGGGCTCGACGACCCGGCGAAGAAGGAGATCGCCATGAAGCTGGTCTCGAGCGCGGAGAACTCCTCGCTCGACTGGAAGGCCCAGTACAAGTACATCGAGGACATCGGCGACGGCCGCGGCTACACCGCCGGGATCATCGGATTCTGCTCCGGCACCGGCGACATGCTCGACCTCGTCGAGCTCTACGCCGCCCGCAGGCCCGGCAACGTGCTCGCCCGGTACCTGCCCGCCCTGCGCGAGGTCGACGGCACCGACTCGCACGACGGGCTCGACCCGGACTTCCCGGCGGACTGGCGCAAGGCCGCACGTGACGCCGTGTTCCAGCAGGCCCAGAACGACGAGCGGGACCGGGTGTACTTCGATCCCGCCGTCCGGCAGGGCAAGGACGACCGGCTGGGCGTCCTGGGCCAGTTCGCGTACTACGACGCCATCGTCATGCACGGCGACGGCAGTGATCCCACCAGCTTCCGCAACATCCGCAAGCGGGCCCTGCGCAAGGCCAGGCCGCCGGCCCAGGGAGGCGACGAGGTGAAGTACCTCGACGCCTTCCTCGACGCACGGGTGTGGGCGATGAAACAGGAGGAGGCCCACAGCGACACCAGCCGCGTCGACACCGCCCAGCGCGTCTTCCTGCGCAACCACAACCTGCAGCTCGACCCGCCGCTGAACTGGAAGGTCTACGGGGACAGCTACCACATCGGCTAG
- a CDS encoding helix-turn-helix transcriptional regulator, with protein sequence MTLEDLVRLRRARDLMDRDYAKPLDVPALARVALMSPGHFSRSFRAAFGETPYSYLMTRRIERAKALLRRGDLTVTEVCFAVGCTSLGSFSSRFTELVGESPSSYRARRHDDGAAVPACLAKIYTRPVRNGEAKPAPRP encoded by the coding sequence GTGACGCTGGAGGACCTCGTCCGGCTGCGCCGGGCCCGTGACCTGATGGACCGCGACTACGCCAAGCCGCTCGACGTGCCGGCGCTGGCGCGCGTCGCCCTCATGTCGCCGGGCCATTTCTCCCGCAGCTTCCGCGCCGCCTTCGGAGAGACACCGTACAGCTACCTGATGACGCGCCGGATCGAGCGGGCCAAGGCGCTGCTGCGACGGGGAGACCTGACCGTGACGGAGGTCTGCTTCGCGGTCGGCTGTACCTCGCTGGGGTCGTTCAGCTCGAGGTTCACCGAACTGGTCGGCGAGAGCCCCAGCTCATACCGGGCCCGCCGCCATGACGACGGCGCCGCCGTCCCCGCCTGCCTTGCCAAGATCTACACGCGACCGGTCAGAAACGGAGAAGCAAAGCCGGCCCCCCGGCCTTAG
- a CDS encoding DUF1905 domain-containing protein, whose amino-acid sequence MQLAFSGRVLEWRGPSPYYFVPVPDQESADIREVAAMATYGWGMIPVEARMGEVAFETSLFPKDGGYLLPLKAAVRKRHGLAAGDDVTVEMTVRL is encoded by the coding sequence ATGCAGCTCGCCTTCTCCGGCCGGGTACTCGAATGGCGCGGCCCGTCGCCGTACTACTTCGTCCCCGTCCCGGACCAGGAGTCCGCCGACATCCGCGAGGTGGCCGCGATGGCCACGTACGGCTGGGGCATGATCCCGGTCGAAGCCCGCATGGGCGAGGTCGCCTTCGAGACGTCGCTCTTCCCCAAGGACGGCGGCTACCTGCTGCCACTCAAAGCCGCCGTGCGCAAGCGGCACGGGCTTGCGGCGGGCGACGACGTGACCGTGGAGATGACCGTTCGTCTCTAG
- a CDS encoding VOC family protein gives MDIKISTCFIAVDDHDKALAFYRDVLGLEVRNDVGFEGMRWVTVGPQSQPDVNIVLEPPLADPNASAADKQAMAELLAKGLLRGVIFQTDDCDATFERIRAAGGEVLQEPIDQPYGVRDCAFRDPAGNLLRFNQPRKQ, from the coding sequence ATGGACATCAAGATTTCAACGTGCTTCATCGCCGTCGACGACCACGACAAGGCGCTCGCTTTCTACCGGGACGTGCTCGGCCTGGAGGTCCGCAACGACGTCGGGTTCGAGGGGATGCGCTGGGTGACCGTCGGACCGCAGTCGCAGCCCGATGTGAACATCGTCCTCGAACCGCCCCTCGCCGACCCGAACGCCTCGGCGGCCGACAAGCAGGCCATGGCGGAACTGCTGGCGAAGGGCCTGCTGCGTGGTGTCATCTTCCAGACCGACGACTGCGACGCCACCTTCGAGCGCATCCGCGCCGCGGGGGGCGAGGTGCTGCAGGAGCCGATCGACCAGCCGTACGGCGTCCGCGACTGCGCGTTTCGCGATCCGGCCGGCAACCTGCTGCGCTTCAACCAGCCGCGCAAGCAGTGA
- a CDS encoding M4 family metallopeptidase produces the protein MLRPHRPAHRRRYAAALALTTASTLLAVGIQDSPASARPADPGPSKIIATPRPGAVPAALSSVKRAELLKTAGASRAATAKRLDLGSREKLVVKDVGQDADGTTHTRYERTYAGLPVLGGDLVVHNRNGRTTVSRATDATLTVPSTTPKIAASDAAGKALATARTADAERTAVDGAPRLVVWAAGSRPALAWETVVDGFRPDGTPSELHVVTDATSGKTVLSYEDVHTGTGTGQYSGTVPLGTTPNGASYELVDGDRAGHRTYDLNQGTSGTGTLFTDDNDVWGDGTQGNRQTAGVDVAFGAAATWDYYKDVFGRNGIRNDGVAAYSRAHYGNGYVNAFWSDSCFCMTYGDGEGNARPLTALDVAAHEMSHGVTSATADLTYSGESGGLNEATSDIFAAAVEFHSGLAADVPDYLVGEKIDINGDGTPLRYMDKPSKDGSSRDYWSSTLGGVDVHYSSGPANHFFYLLSEGSGAKTVNGVAYDSPTYDGVPVTGIGIGNAARIWYRALTTYMTSSTDYAGARTATLRAAADLFGTYSDTYLAVAAAWAAVNVGDRIARGVNIAGVDDQFSGVGQEVSLQIDAYTTNSDAPLTYRATGLPEGLTLSDTGLISGVPTTAGTGEVTVTVTDSTEATASVTFDWQVGDVYASTTRVDIPDAGAAVESPITITGRTGNASATTKVYVNIVHTYRGDLTVDLVGPDGTVHSLLNRSGGSADNVDQTFTVDASAQPVAGTWRLRVRDVLSLDVGYIKQWRLTP, from the coding sequence TTGCTCCGGCCACACCGCCCCGCCCACCGGCGCAGATATGCCGCGGCTCTCGCCCTCACCACGGCGAGCACACTGCTCGCCGTCGGCATCCAGGACAGCCCCGCCTCCGCCCGGCCCGCGGACCCAGGCCCCTCGAAGATCATCGCCACCCCGCGCCCCGGTGCCGTCCCGGCTGCCCTGTCGTCCGTGAAACGCGCCGAACTCCTCAAGACCGCCGGGGCGAGCCGCGCCGCCACGGCGAAGCGGCTCGACCTCGGCTCCCGCGAGAAGCTCGTGGTCAAGGACGTCGGCCAGGACGCCGACGGGACCACGCACACCCGCTACGAACGCACCTACGCCGGGCTGCCGGTCCTCGGCGGCGACCTGGTCGTGCACAACCGGAACGGCCGGACCACCGTGTCTCGCGCCACCGACGCCACCCTCACGGTGCCGTCGACCACGCCCAAGATCGCCGCGTCCGACGCCGCGGGCAAGGCGCTCGCCACCGCGCGGACAGCCGACGCCGAGCGCACCGCGGTCGACGGGGCGCCGCGCCTCGTCGTCTGGGCCGCGGGATCCCGGCCGGCCCTCGCCTGGGAGACGGTGGTCGACGGATTCCGGCCCGACGGCACACCCAGCGAACTGCACGTCGTCACCGACGCGACCTCCGGCAAGACCGTCCTCTCGTACGAGGACGTGCACACCGGAACGGGGACGGGCCAGTACAGCGGAACGGTTCCGCTCGGCACCACGCCGAACGGTGCGTCGTACGAACTCGTCGACGGGGACCGCGCGGGCCACCGGACCTACGACCTGAACCAGGGCACCTCCGGCACGGGCACGCTCTTCACGGACGACAACGATGTCTGGGGAGACGGCACCCAGGGCAACCGGCAGACCGCCGGCGTGGACGTGGCCTTCGGCGCCGCCGCGACCTGGGACTACTACAAGGACGTCTTCGGCCGCAACGGCATCCGCAACGACGGCGTGGCCGCCTACAGCCGGGCCCACTACGGCAACGGCTACGTCAACGCCTTCTGGTCCGACAGCTGCTTCTGCATGACGTACGGCGACGGCGAGGGCAACGCCCGTCCTCTGACGGCGCTGGACGTGGCGGCACACGAGATGAGCCACGGGGTCACCAGCGCCACCGCCGATCTGACCTACTCGGGCGAGTCCGGCGGCCTCAACGAGGCCACGTCGGACATCTTCGCCGCGGCGGTGGAGTTCCACTCCGGCCTCGCCGCCGACGTCCCCGACTACCTCGTCGGCGAGAAGATCGACATCAACGGCGACGGCACCCCGCTGCGGTACATGGACAAGCCCTCCAAGGACGGCTCCTCCCGCGACTACTGGTCGTCCACCCTGGGCGGCGTCGACGTCCACTACTCCTCGGGACCGGCGAACCACTTCTTCTACCTCCTCTCCGAGGGCAGCGGAGCCAAGACTGTCAACGGCGTCGCCTACGACAGCCCCACCTACGACGGTGTGCCCGTGACGGGCATCGGCATCGGGAACGCCGCGCGGATCTGGTACCGGGCGCTGACGACGTACATGACCTCGTCGACCGACTACGCCGGCGCCAGGACCGCGACCCTGCGGGCCGCGGCGGACCTCTTCGGCACCTACAGCGACACCTACCTCGCCGTCGCGGCAGCCTGGGCCGCCGTCAACGTCGGCGACCGGATAGCCCGGGGCGTCAACATCGCCGGTGTCGACGACCAGTTCAGCGGCGTGGGCCAGGAAGTCTCCCTGCAGATCGACGCCTACACCACCAACTCGGACGCGCCCCTGACGTATCGGGCCACCGGCCTGCCCGAGGGCCTGACCCTCAGCGACACCGGCCTGATCTCCGGCGTGCCCACCACGGCCGGCACCGGCGAAGTGACCGTCACCGTGACCGACAGCACCGAAGCCACGGCATCGGTGACCTTCGACTGGCAGGTCGGCGACGTCTACGCCAGCACCACGAGGGTCGACATCCCCGACGCCGGCGCCGCGGTGGAATCGCCCATCACCATCACCGGCCGGACCGGCAACGCCTCGGCCACGACGAAGGTCTACGTCAACATCGTCCACACGTACCGGGGCGATCTGACGGTCGACCTGGTCGGCCCCGACGGCACCGTCCACTCACTGCTCAACCGCAGCGGTGGCTCCGCCGACAACGTCGACCAGACCTTCACGGTCGACGCCTCCGCACAGCCCGTCGCGGGCACGTGGAGGCTGAGGGTGCGGGACGTCCTGTCGCTCGACGTCGGCTACATCAAGCAGTGGCGGCTGACTCCCTGA
- a CDS encoding VWA domain-containing protein, translating into MTEPVTEPMPAPTAGHTPEADPHDNRRQVLYWRLLARLFDHEEQATLESASLAVVEDMGLPPALLDPQASVDAIVQRHPELAAEFDGLMVPETQDGEAIRDRAAEVRRAALVSKVLLNVFATGTGTVTAGQLSRWQSDAGWLERALGCTPGQLRGGRAAIGPELGAIEADLVKRMHLREVLADPKLAARLTPSMSLIEQLLRDKNNLSGTALANAKSLIRRFVDEVADVLRTQVEKATVGAIDRSVPPKRVFRNLDLDRTIWKNLTNWSPEEERLYVDRLYYRQTARRTTPQRLIVVVDQSGSMVDSMVNCTILASIFAGLPKVDVHLIAYDTRAIDLTPWVSDPFEVLLRTNLGGGNDGPVAMAMARPKITEPRNTVMVWISDFYEFGRSQPLFEGIEAVHRSGVRFIPVGSVTSSGRQEVNPWFRERFKALGTPVISGHIRKLVHELKSSLA; encoded by the coding sequence ATGACAGAGCCAGTGACCGAGCCGATGCCGGCGCCGACGGCCGGCCACACCCCCGAGGCGGACCCGCACGACAACCGCCGTCAGGTCCTGTACTGGCGGCTCCTCGCCCGTCTCTTCGACCATGAGGAGCAGGCAACGCTGGAATCGGCGAGCCTCGCCGTGGTGGAGGACATGGGCCTGCCGCCCGCGCTGCTGGACCCGCAGGCCTCGGTCGACGCGATCGTGCAGCGGCACCCGGAACTGGCCGCCGAGTTCGACGGTTTGATGGTGCCGGAGACCCAGGACGGCGAGGCCATCCGCGATCGTGCTGCCGAAGTGCGGCGTGCCGCACTGGTGTCGAAGGTGCTGCTCAACGTCTTCGCCACCGGCACCGGCACGGTCACCGCCGGGCAGCTGTCCCGCTGGCAGTCCGACGCCGGCTGGCTGGAGCGCGCGCTCGGCTGCACTCCGGGGCAGTTGCGCGGCGGCCGCGCCGCGATCGGCCCCGAGCTCGGCGCCATCGAGGCCGACCTCGTCAAACGGATGCACCTTCGCGAGGTCCTCGCCGACCCCAAGCTCGCCGCCCGGCTGACCCCGAGCATGTCGCTGATCGAGCAGCTCCTGCGGGACAAGAACAACCTGTCGGGCACAGCCCTGGCCAATGCGAAGTCACTCATCCGCCGCTTCGTCGACGAGGTAGCCGACGTACTGCGCACCCAGGTGGAGAAGGCCACGGTCGGAGCCATCGACCGTTCGGTCCCGCCGAAGCGGGTCTTCCGCAACCTGGACCTCGACCGCACGATCTGGAAGAACCTCACCAACTGGAGCCCGGAGGAGGAGCGGCTCTACGTCGACCGCCTCTACTACCGCCAGACCGCCCGCAGGACGACACCTCAGCGGCTCATCGTGGTCGTGGACCAGTCCGGCTCGATGGTGGACTCGATGGTCAACTGCACCATCCTCGCCTCGATCTTCGCCGGACTGCCGAAAGTGGACGTCCACCTCATCGCGTACGACACCCGCGCCATCGACCTCACCCCCTGGGTGAGCGACCCGTTCGAGGTGCTGCTGCGCACCAACCTCGGCGGCGGCAACGACGGCCCGGTCGCGATGGCCATGGCCCGCCCGAAGATCACCGAGCCGCGGAACACCGTGATGGTGTGGATCTCCGACTTCTACGAGTTCGGCCGGTCCCAGCCGTTGTTCGAAGGCATCGAGGCGGTCCACCGCTCCGGGGTCAGGTTCATCCCCGTCGGCTCGGTGACCAGCTCCGGACGGCAGGAGGTCAACCCCTGGTTCCGTGAGCGGTTCAAGGCCCTCGGTACGCCCGTGATCTCGGGTCACATCCGCAAGCTCGTCCACGAGCTCAAGTCGTCCCTCGCTTAA
- a CDS encoding AAA family ATPase: MSDLLRAPAEIKYAEELDWLESIDDGPKPFAWRLSPKMVRLFVLGSERADGLDREIPQKWFGDRTFVERSIVTLASDRGLLLIGDPGTGKSWLAELLAAAICRNSTLVVQGTAGTTEDHIKYSWNVSMVIAKGQSRESMIPSPIMTAMETGAIGRFEELTRSTSDVQDALISILSEKYISVPELGSDSDSDNIVFAKPGFSVIATANSRDRGVNDLSSALKRRFNFVRIPVVTNKKSEAEIVRFRTEELLRRHQIELDVPPTLLDVLLQSFADLRASAAAAGSDDEKLESALSTAEQIGVLEDAILHSNFFGERTLTAHTLASSLVGSLARREPEDLAILNKYLHGVVEPRSKDEGGSWPEFLEGGRDAIATLS; encoded by the coding sequence ATGTCCGACCTGCTGCGCGCCCCCGCCGAGATCAAGTACGCCGAGGAGCTGGACTGGCTGGAGTCGATCGACGACGGTCCCAAGCCCTTCGCCTGGCGGCTGTCACCGAAGATGGTCCGCCTGTTCGTCCTGGGCTCCGAGCGCGCCGACGGCCTCGACCGGGAGATCCCCCAGAAGTGGTTCGGCGACCGCACCTTCGTCGAGCGGTCCATCGTCACGCTCGCCTCCGACCGGGGCCTGCTCCTGATCGGCGACCCCGGCACCGGCAAGAGCTGGCTGGCCGAACTGCTGGCCGCCGCGATCTGCCGCAACTCCACGCTGGTCGTTCAGGGTACGGCCGGCACCACCGAGGACCACATCAAGTACTCGTGGAACGTGTCCATGGTGATCGCCAAGGGCCAGTCGCGAGAGTCGATGATCCCCTCACCTATCATGACCGCGATGGAGACCGGCGCGATCGGCCGCTTCGAGGAACTCACCCGTTCCACCAGTGACGTTCAGGACGCGCTGATCTCGATCCTTTCGGAGAAGTACATCTCGGTTCCGGAACTGGGCAGCGACAGCGACAGCGACAACATCGTCTTCGCCAAGCCCGGCTTCTCGGTCATCGCCACCGCCAACAGCCGCGACCGGGGCGTCAACGACCTCTCGTCCGCGCTCAAGCGCCGCTTCAACTTCGTACGCATCCCGGTGGTGACGAACAAGAAGAGCGAGGCGGAGATCGTCCGCTTCCGCACTGAGGAACTGCTGCGCCGTCACCAGATCGAGCTGGACGTGCCGCCCACGCTGCTGGACGTACTGCTGCAGAGCTTCGCCGACCTGCGGGCCTCCGCGGCCGCGGCCGGCAGCGACGACGAGAAGCTCGAGTCCGCGCTGTCCACCGCCGAGCAGATCGGTGTGCTGGAGGACGCGATCCTGCACAGCAACTTCTTCGGCGAACGCACCCTGACCGCGCACACGCTGGCGTCCTCGCTCGTCGGATCGCTGGCGCGCCGCGAGCCGGAGGACCTGGCCATCCTCAACAAGTACCTGCACGGCGTGGTCGAGCCGCGCAGCAAGGACGAGGGCGGCTCCTGGCCGGAGTTCCTGGAGGGCGGCCGCGACGCGATCGCGACCCTGTCATGA
- a CDS encoding ATP-binding cassette domain-containing protein produces MTTSPDPQSPALHAADSHELIRVHGARENNLKDVSVEIPKRRLTVFTGVSGSGKSSLVFDTIAAESQRLINETYSAFVQGFMPTVARPEVDVLDGLTTAISVDQQRMGGDPRSTVGTATDANAMLRILFSRLGKPHIGPPSAYSFNVASVRASGAITVERGAKKAVKATYSRTGGMCTRCEGRGTVSDIDLAQLYDDSKSLAEGAITVPGYKGGGWNSRLYSESGFFSPDKPIREFTKKELHDFLHREPTRMKIAGINMTYEGLIPRVQKSMLAKDKEAMQPHIREFVERAVTFATCPECDGTRLSEGARASKIKEISIADACAMQISDLAAWVRGLDEPSVAPLLTALQHTLDSFVEIGLGYLSLDRPSATLSGGEAQRTKMIRHLGSSLTDVTYVFDEPTIGLHPHDIQRMNDLLLRLRDKGNTVLVVEHKPETIVIADHVVDLGPGAGTAGGTVCFEGTVEGLRTSGTVTGRHFDDRAAVKKAVRTSTGTLEIRGATTHNLQGVDVDIPLGVLCVVTGVAGSGKSSLVHGSIPAGTGVVSVDQGAIKGSRRSNPATYTGLLDPIRKAFATANGVKPALFSANSEGACPTCNGAGVVYTDLAIMAGVATPCEDCEGKRFQASVLEYHLGGRDISEVLAMPVTEAEEFFGSGEAHTPAAQRILGRLADVGLGYLSLGQPLTTLSGGERQRLKLATHMADKGGVYVLDEPTAGLHLADVEQLLGLLDRLVDSGKSVIVVEHHQAVMAHADWIIDLGPGAGHDGGRIVFEGTPADLVAARSTLTGEHLAAYVGA; encoded by the coding sequence ATGACCACGAGCCCGGACCCGCAGTCGCCCGCGCTGCACGCCGCCGACAGCCACGAGTTGATCCGGGTGCACGGCGCTCGCGAGAACAACCTCAAGGACGTCAGCGTCGAGATACCGAAGCGCAGACTGACGGTGTTCACCGGAGTTTCCGGCTCGGGTAAGAGCTCGCTCGTGTTCGACACGATCGCCGCGGAGTCACAGCGGCTGATCAACGAGACCTACAGCGCCTTCGTGCAGGGCTTCATGCCGACGGTGGCGCGGCCCGAGGTCGACGTCCTCGACGGGCTGACGACCGCGATCAGCGTCGACCAGCAGCGGATGGGGGGCGATCCCCGCTCCACGGTCGGCACCGCCACCGACGCCAACGCGATGCTGCGCATCCTCTTCAGCAGACTCGGAAAGCCCCACATCGGCCCGCCCAGCGCGTACTCCTTCAACGTCGCCTCGGTCCGGGCGAGCGGTGCGATCACCGTCGAGCGCGGTGCCAAGAAGGCGGTGAAAGCGACCTACTCCCGCACCGGCGGGATGTGCACACGCTGCGAGGGCCGGGGCACGGTCTCCGACATCGACCTCGCCCAGCTCTACGACGACTCCAAGTCACTGGCCGAGGGAGCGATCACCGTCCCCGGCTACAAGGGGGGCGGCTGGAACTCCCGGCTCTACAGCGAGTCGGGGTTCTTCAGCCCGGACAAGCCGATCCGCGAGTTCACCAAGAAGGAACTGCACGACTTCCTGCACCGCGAGCCGACCAGGATGAAGATCGCGGGCATCAACATGACCTACGAGGGGCTGATCCCGCGGGTCCAGAAGTCGATGCTCGCCAAGGACAAGGAGGCGATGCAGCCGCACATCCGGGAGTTCGTGGAGCGCGCGGTCACCTTCGCCACGTGTCCCGAGTGCGACGGCACCCGGCTCAGTGAGGGGGCCCGGGCGTCGAAGATCAAGGAGATCAGCATCGCCGACGCGTGTGCGATGCAGATCAGTGACCTGGCCGCATGGGTCCGCGGCCTCGACGAGCCGTCGGTGGCTCCGCTGCTCACCGCACTGCAGCACACCCTCGACTCGTTCGTGGAGATCGGCCTGGGCTACCTCTCGCTCGACCGGCCCTCGGCCACGCTGTCGGGGGGCGAGGCACAGCGCACCAAGATGATCCGCCATCTCGGCTCCTCGCTCACCGACGTCACGTATGTCTTCGACGAGCCCACCATCGGCCTGCACCCCCATGACATCCAGCGGATGAACGACCTGCTGCTGCGGCTGCGGGACAAGGGCAACACGGTGCTCGTCGTGGAGCACAAGCCGGAGACGATCGTCATCGCCGACCACGTCGTCGACCTCGGCCCCGGCGCCGGTACCGCGGGCGGCACCGTCTGCTTCGAGGGCACCGTCGAGGGGCTGCGGACCAGCGGCACCGTCACCGGCCGCCATTTCGACGACCGGGCCGCCGTCAAGAAGGCGGTACGGACTTCCACCGGCACCCTGGAGATCCGCGGGGCGACGACGCACAACCTGCAGGGCGTCGACGTCGACATCCCGCTCGGGGTGCTCTGCGTGGTCACCGGCGTGGCGGGCTCCGGCAAGAGCTCGCTCGTGCACGGGTCGATCCCCGCCGGCACGGGTGTCGTGTCGGTCGACCAGGGCGCCATCAAGGGATCGCGGCGGAGCAACCCGGCGACGTACACCGGACTGCTCGATCCGATCCGCAAGGCGTTCGCGACGGCCAACGGCGTGAAGCCCGCGCTGTTCAGCGCCAACTCCGAGGGTGCCTGCCCCACTTGCAACGGCGCCGGCGTCGTCTACACCGACCTGGCGATCATGGCCGGCGTCGCCACGCCGTGCGAGGACTGCGAGGGGAAGCGGTTCCAGGCGTCGGTGCTGGAGTACCACCTCGGCGGTCGCGACATCAGCGAGGTGCTCGCGATGCCGGTGACCGAGGCGGAGGAGTTCTTCGGCAGCGGCGAGGCACACACGCCGGCCGCGCAGCGCATCCTCGGCCGGCTCGCCGACGTCGGGCTCGGCTACCTCAGCCTCGGCCAGCCGCTCACCACGCTCTCCGGCGGCGAGCGGCAACGGCTCAAGCTGGCCACCCACATGGCCGACAAGGGCGGCGTCTACGTCCTCGACGAGCCGACCGCCGGCCTCCACCTCGCCGACGTCGAGCAACTCCTCGGCCTGCTCGACCGGCTCGTCGACTCCGGCAAGTCGGTCATCGTCGTGGAGCACCACCAGGCGGTCATGGCGCACGCCGACTGGATCATCGACCTCGGCCCGGGCGCCGGCCACGACGGCGGGCGGATCGTCTTCGAGGGCACACCCGCCGACCTCGTCGCCGCCCGCTCCACCCTCACCGGCGAGCACCTCGCGGCCTACGTCGGCGCCTGA
- a CDS encoding exonuclease domain-containing protein: MHRVDRHDRSERHDGLLNVIDIEATCWDGQPPPGSVSEVIEIGLAVVDLRARERIAKHRILVRPHRSSVSPFCTELTGLTQAEVDGGVTFAEACRVLVEEHGAGLRPWASWGDYDRHQFVRQCKADRVAYPFGHPAERRHTNAKAVFTEAHGLRRKPGMAQALRIAGLPLEGRHHRGEDDAWNIAALVLGLVDREAWPDSPVPYGLSGGYGPGSR; this comes from the coding sequence GTGCATCGAGTGGACAGACACGACCGCTCCGAGCGCCACGACGGGCTGCTGAACGTCATCGACATCGAGGCCACCTGCTGGGACGGGCAGCCGCCGCCCGGATCCGTGAGCGAGGTCATCGAGATCGGGCTCGCCGTCGTCGATCTGCGCGCCCGGGAGCGGATCGCCAAGCACCGCATCCTGGTGCGGCCCCACCGGTCTTCCGTCAGCCCGTTCTGCACCGAGCTGACGGGGCTCACGCAGGCAGAGGTCGACGGGGGCGTCACCTTCGCCGAGGCATGCCGCGTGCTGGTGGAGGAGCACGGCGCGGGTCTGCGTCCCTGGGCGAGTTGGGGCGACTACGACCGGCACCAGTTCGTTCGCCAGTGCAAGGCCGACCGCGTCGCCTACCCGTTCGGCCACCCTGCCGAGCGGAGGCACACCAACGCCAAGGCCGTTTTCACCGAGGCCCACGGCCTGCGCAGAAAACCGGGCATGGCTCAGGCACTTCGCATCGCCGGGCTGCCGTTGGAGGGGCGTCACCACCGGGGAGAGGACGACGCCTGGAACATCGCGGCGCTCGTCCTCGGCCTCGTCGACCGCGAGGCGTGGCCCGACTCCCCCGTCCCTTACGGTCTTTCGGGCGGATACGGCCCCGGAAGCCGGTGA